One region of Flavobacterium sp. KACC 22763 genomic DNA includes:
- a CDS encoding alkaline phosphatase, whose translation MKKIITLFCLQFCLFAQAQEYTSSNIHSHNDYESKLPFYGAYSNETGVIEADVFLVNSELFVAHTSKEIASHNTLKSLYLEPLSNKLKTLEGKAYPSNKSLILMIDIKSDAESTLKAITQQLKTFPDIISNKNIKVVISGNRPLPSLWKEYPDFIYFDGRLNENYTSDQLARVEMISEDLHEITVWNGKGVLTQPDSEKIQTIIKKVHDQNKKIRFWATQDNVNTYMTLMNLKVDFIGTDKVSELTQFINNIKTTFYQNTEFHQAYVPKNVFKNKRPKNVILLIGDGMGLAQIYSGYTANKGQLSLFNIPTQGFSITKASDSYITDSAAGATAMATGHKTNNRFISVDEQGKPLQTIAEQLAKKNYKTAIISAGNITDATPAAFYAHQPERSLSEPIANDFLSSPSDILIGGGQKEFISRKDGKDLSKTLIKKGYAFSDKFSSLDTIKNSRFVVLEDAAVVSMKNGRGDFLKKSLAKATITFSKTKNPFFIMAEGAQIDYGGHQNNVEYVVREMLDFDKLVGQAMEFVDKNPETLLIVTADHETGGLSLIDGSIEKGYVHGSFSTNDHTAIPVPVFSYGPGSEKFMGVYQNTAIYDKIMELIGK comes from the coding sequence ATGAAAAAAATAATCACCCTTTTTTGCCTTCAATTTTGCTTGTTCGCCCAAGCCCAAGAATACACTTCTTCTAATATTCATTCTCATAACGATTACGAAAGTAAATTGCCATTTTACGGAGCTTATTCTAACGAAACGGGCGTTATAGAAGCCGATGTTTTTTTAGTAAATAGCGAGTTGTTTGTTGCTCACACTTCTAAAGAAATTGCTTCTCACAATACACTTAAAAGTCTGTATTTGGAACCGCTTTCTAATAAATTAAAAACGTTGGAAGGAAAAGCGTATCCGAGCAATAAATCATTGATTTTAATGATCGATATTAAGTCAGATGCCGAGTCGACTCTAAAAGCAATTACACAACAGTTAAAGACTTTTCCGGATATTATTTCGAATAAAAACATAAAAGTGGTTATTTCTGGAAACAGGCCTTTACCGTCACTATGGAAGGAATATCCAGATTTTATCTATTTTGATGGAAGATTGAATGAAAATTATACTTCGGATCAATTGGCGAGAGTTGAAATGATTAGCGAAGATTTACATGAAATTACGGTTTGGAACGGAAAAGGTGTTTTGACGCAACCAGATTCTGAAAAAATTCAGACAATTATCAAAAAAGTCCACGATCAAAACAAAAAGATAAGATTCTGGGCTACGCAAGACAACGTGAATACATATATGACTTTGATGAATTTAAAAGTTGATTTTATAGGAACGGATAAAGTTTCCGAACTGACTCAATTTATAAATAATATTAAAACGACATTTTATCAGAATACAGAATTTCACCAAGCTTATGTTCCTAAAAATGTTTTCAAGAACAAGCGTCCAAAAAATGTTATTCTCTTAATTGGAGACGGAATGGGATTAGCGCAAATTTATTCTGGTTACACGGCAAACAAAGGGCAATTGAGTTTATTTAATATTCCAACACAAGGATTCTCGATTACAAAAGCTTCAGATAGTTATATTACAGATTCTGCAGCAGGTGCAACGGCAATGGCTACAGGACATAAAACCAATAATCGTTTTATAAGTGTTGATGAACAAGGAAAACCGCTTCAGACCATTGCAGAACAATTGGCAAAGAAAAACTATAAAACGGCCATTATTTCTGCTGGAAATATTACAGATGCAACTCCAGCGGCGTTTTATGCGCATCAGCCAGAAAGAAGTTTAAGCGAACCAATTGCAAACGATTTTCTTTCAAGTCCGTCAGATATTTTAATTGGGGGAGGGCAGAAAGAATTTATTTCTAGAAAAGATGGCAAAGATTTGTCTAAAACTTTAATCAAAAAAGGATATGCTTTCTCTGATAAATTCTCTAGTTTGGATACGATCAAAAACAGCAGATTTGTAGTTTTAGAAGATGCAGCGGTAGTTTCTATGAAAAACGGAAGAGGAGATTTTCTAAAGAAATCTTTAGCGAAAGCAACAATTACTTTTTCAAAAACAAAGAATCCGTTTTTTATTATGGCCGAAGGCGCTCAAATTGATTACGGTGGACACCAGAATAATGTGGAATATGTGGTGAGAGAAATGCTTGATTTTGATAAATTGGTGGGTCAGGCAATGGAATTTGTAGATAAAAATCCGGAAACCTTATTAATCGTAACGGCAGATCACGAAACGGGAGGATTATCTCTAATTGACGGAAGCATTGAAAAAGGATACGTTCATGGAAGTTTCAGCACAAATGATCATACCGCAATTCCAGTTCCTGTTTTTTCTTACGGGCCAGGATCTGAAAAATTCATGGGAGTGTATCAGAATACTGCAATTTATGATAAGATTATGGAGTTGATTGGAAAGTAA
- a CDS encoding class I SAM-dependent methyltransferase yields the protein MTDKSQLLSSIFRHLDGLVTAPVAIALKNKSLLEFILDKKQTQLSELTTVFNANEGYLNVALRVLASQGFLDYEVDNKTQEITISINEKTETAFSLFYLYEDVVSLLQLSIQFHSRLFEDVPFEKLNTIFEKYKKRYGIEPSDDLLKNSIQEQILKHIEGYLIGPTIVRLAMNGMFHKYFMETSFRPEEFHKSPENFKKILDFFVHLGWFLEKNGNYQFTEAGLFFAKRANAYGVTVSYLPTFAKIEELIFGNPDILRTAEGETELHVDREMNVWGSGGAHDTYFKVVDEILIKLFNLPIEEQPKGILDMGCGNGAFLQHIFEVIDRQTLRGKMLDEYPLFIVGVDYNQTALKVTRANLINADIWAKVIWGDIGRPDLLANDLKENYNIDLKDLLNVRTFLDHNRIWQDPKHSNENRVSTSTGAFAYRGKRISNNLVEDNLLEHLQKWSPYVHKFGLLLIELHTISPKLTANNLGRTPATAYDATHGFSDQYIVEIDVFNAIAAEAGLFPDKSIFKRFPDADTATVSINLLKGK from the coding sequence ATGACCGATAAATCACAACTTTTAAGTTCCATTTTCAGACATCTTGACGGCTTGGTTACTGCTCCTGTAGCAATAGCGCTTAAAAATAAATCCTTACTTGAATTTATTTTAGACAAAAAGCAAACGCAATTATCTGAGCTTACAACTGTTTTTAATGCCAACGAAGGCTATCTAAATGTTGCTTTGAGAGTTTTGGCTTCTCAGGGATTTCTGGATTATGAAGTCGATAACAAAACACAGGAAATCACGATTTCAATAAACGAAAAAACAGAAACAGCGTTTTCATTATTTTATCTTTATGAAGATGTGGTGAGTTTGCTACAGTTATCAATTCAGTTTCATTCGCGTTTATTTGAAGATGTTCCTTTTGAAAAGCTCAATACAATTTTTGAAAAATATAAAAAAAGATACGGAATTGAACCTTCAGATGATCTGTTGAAAAACAGTATTCAGGAGCAGATTTTAAAACATATTGAAGGCTATTTAATCGGACCAACAATTGTGCGATTAGCAATGAACGGAATGTTTCATAAATATTTTATGGAAACTTCTTTCAGGCCCGAAGAATTTCATAAATCGCCCGAAAATTTTAAAAAGATCTTAGACTTTTTTGTTCATCTGGGTTGGTTTCTGGAAAAAAATGGCAATTATCAATTTACCGAAGCGGGTTTGTTTTTTGCCAAAAGAGCCAACGCATATGGCGTTACGGTTTCTTACTTACCCACTTTTGCCAAAATCGAAGAATTAATCTTTGGAAATCCAGATATTTTAAGAACTGCCGAAGGTGAAACCGAACTTCATGTAGATCGCGAAATGAATGTTTGGGGAAGCGGTGGCGCTCACGATACTTATTTTAAAGTAGTCGACGAAATCCTGATCAAACTTTTTAATCTTCCTATCGAAGAACAGCCAAAAGGAATTCTAGACATGGGTTGCGGAAATGGTGCTTTCTTACAGCATATTTTTGAAGTAATCGACAGACAAACTTTAAGAGGAAAAATGCTCGACGAATATCCGCTATTTATAGTTGGGGTCGATTATAACCAAACCGCTTTGAAAGTAACCAGAGCCAATCTTATAAATGCCGATATTTGGGCAAAAGTAATTTGGGGCGATATCGGACGCCCTGATTTACTCGCCAATGATTTGAAAGAAAATTATAATATTGATCTCAAAGATCTTCTCAACGTAAGAACTTTTCTAGATCATAATAGAATTTGGCAAGATCCGAAGCATAGTAACGAAAATAGAGTCAGTACCTCAACAGGGGCATTTGCTTATAGAGGAAAAAGAATTAGCAATAATTTGGTTGAAGATAATCTTTTGGAACATCTGCAAAAATGGTCTCCGTATGTGCACAAATTTGGTTTGCTTCTGATTGAACTTCACACTATAAGTCCGAAACTTACGGCCAATAATTTAGGCAGAACTCCAGCAACAGCTTATGACGCTACTCACGGTTTTTCTGATCAGTATATTGTTGAAATTGACGTTTTTAATGCAATTGCCGCAGAAGCAGGATTATTTCCAGATAAATCAATTTTCAAGCGATTTCCAGATGCTGATACGGCAACGGTGAGCATTAATTTATTGAAAGGAAAATAA
- a CDS encoding BspA family leucine-rich repeat surface protein gives MGSLIQNTIFGRSKNSFVSTWRTSNTSTGSSTSTQVKLPLVSSGTYNFTVDWGDGSSNKITAWNQAQITHTYAVAGDYTIKINGTCTGWQFNNVGDRLKILSVQSWGKLKLGTSLFNHFQGCSNLNLSSVSDILDLSGTTSISGLFAGCTSLTTIGRVSEWNVSAVTIMSGVFSGAAAFNQNLGSWDVSAVTNFSNMFSSASFNNGGSNTINNWTINTTSAVLMNGMFGGASVFNQPIGSWNTSKVSNMSQMFFNAAVFNQPIGSWNTSAVTNMSQMFQAAFKFDQNIGSWNVSNVVNFSNMFRGATVFNNGGNSNINNWTINTISNVSFDSMFYSALAFNQNIGAWNVSNVTNMASMFQSATKFNQNIGSWNVSNVTNFGSMFSLATEFNQNIGAWNVSKVTNFQSVFQGASSFNNGGSTDINNWVLNSINMITMASMFASAISFNQPIDSWNTQKVTNMASMFQGATSFNQNIGAWNVSAVINFSSMFASNPAFNNGESSDINNWVLNTVSTVTTQAMFNLATAFNQPLNSWNTSKVTNMQSMFRSTPFNQNIGSWNVSAVTTMAQMFDGASAFNNGGSSTINNWTPSSVINMNAMFINASSFNQNIGSWDVSKVTNMLSMFQFASTFNNGNNNSINNWITTSCTNMQLMFSDAFAFNQPIGSWSMTSVTNIAAMFRGASAFNQPLNSWNVSNITNMTSVFHTCRVFNQPLNSWNTSSVTSIGSMFLNANAFDQNLGSWNVSNVTDFSNFMLFKTPATFSAANLDAIYNGWSTRPVVSGRTISFGTAKYTSASSTGRAILTGSPNNWVITDGGI, from the coding sequence ATGGGAAGCTTAATACAAAATACCATTTTTGGGAGAAGCAAAAACTCTTTTGTTTCTACTTGGCGAACTTCAAACACATCAACTGGATCTAGTACTTCCACACAAGTAAAACTGCCGTTAGTTTCATCAGGAACATACAACTTCACAGTTGATTGGGGCGACGGAAGCTCTAATAAAATTACTGCTTGGAATCAAGCTCAAATTACACATACTTATGCAGTAGCAGGAGATTATACAATTAAAATAAACGGCACTTGTACAGGATGGCAGTTTAATAATGTAGGTGACAGATTAAAAATATTATCTGTTCAATCATGGGGGAAACTAAAATTAGGCACATCATTGTTTAATCATTTTCAAGGATGCTCAAATTTGAATCTTTCTAGTGTTTCTGATATTTTAGATTTGTCTGGTACAACTTCAATTAGTGGTTTATTTGCTGGTTGTACTTCCTTGACAACAATAGGAAGGGTTAGTGAATGGAATGTTTCTGCTGTAACAATTATGAGTGGTGTATTTTCAGGTGCAGCAGCCTTCAATCAAAATTTAGGTTCTTGGGATGTTTCGGCTGTAACCAATTTCTCTAATATGTTCTCAAGTGCATCTTTTAATAATGGCGGAAGCAATACTATTAACAACTGGACAATTAATACTACATCCGCTGTATTAATGAATGGAATGTTTGGTGGTGCATCTGTATTTAATCAACCAATAGGATCTTGGAACACTTCTAAGGTTTCTAATATGAGTCAAATGTTTTTTAATGCTGCTGTGTTTAATCAGCCTATAGGTTCTTGGAATACATCAGCTGTAACTAATATGAGCCAAATGTTTCAAGCTGCATTTAAATTTGATCAAAATATTGGCTCTTGGAACGTTTCAAATGTGGTTAATTTTTCAAACATGTTTCGAGGTGCAACCGTATTCAATAATGGTGGAAATTCAAATATTAACAACTGGACAATTAATACAATTAGTAATGTATCATTTGATTCTATGTTTTATAGTGCTTTAGCTTTCAATCAAAATATCGGTGCGTGGAATGTTTCTAATGTTACCAATATGGCATCCATGTTTCAAAGTGCAACAAAATTCAACCAGAACATCGGTTCTTGGAATGTTTCAAATGTTACTAACTTTGGAAGTATGTTTTCACTAGCTACTGAATTTAACCAAAATATAGGTGCTTGGAATGTCTCAAAAGTTACAAACTTTCAATCAGTATTTCAGGGTGCGTCTTCATTCAATAACGGCGGTAGCACTGATATAAATAATTGGGTTTTAAATTCAATAAACATGATTACAATGGCAAGTATGTTTGCTAGCGCTATATCATTTAATCAGCCAATTGATTCTTGGAATACACAAAAGGTTACAAATATGGCAAGTATGTTTCAAGGCGCTACTTCATTTAACCAAAATATAGGCGCTTGGAATGTGTCTGCTGTGATTAATTTCTCATCAATGTTTGCTAGTAATCCAGCGTTTAATAATGGAGAAAGTTCCGATATAAATAATTGGGTTTTAAATACGGTATCTACTGTTACAACGCAAGCTATGTTTAACCTTGCAACCGCATTCAATCAACCATTAAATAGTTGGAATACATCAAAAGTAACTAACATGCAAAGTATGTTTAGAAGCACTCCATTTAACCAAAATATTGGTTCTTGGAATGTTTCAGCGGTCACAACTATGGCTCAGATGTTTGATGGAGCAAGTGCTTTCAATAATGGTGGAAGTTCAACTATAAATAATTGGACTCCTTCATCAGTTATCAACATGAATGCTATGTTTATAAATGCATCATCCTTTAACCAAAACATAGGTTCTTGGGACGTTTCTAAAGTTACAAACATGTTAAGTATGTTTCAATTTGCTTCGACGTTTAACAATGGAAATAACAACTCAATTAATAATTGGATAACAACGTCTTGCACTAATATGCAACTTATGTTTAGTGACGCATTTGCATTCAATCAACCTATAGGTTCCTGGAGTATGACTAGCGTTACGAATATAGCAGCCATGTTTAGAGGAGCCTCAGCATTTAATCAGCCATTAAATTCTTGGAATGTATCTAACATTACAAACATGACTAGTGTGTTTCATACTTGTCGTGTTTTCAATCAGCCTCTAAATTCATGGAATACATCGTCAGTTACAAGTATAGGGAGTATGTTTTTAAATGCAAATGCATTTGACCAAAACTTAGGTTCTTGGAATGTTTCAAATGTAACAGATTTTTCGAATTTTATGTTATTCAAAACACCTGCTACATTTTCAGCAGCAAATTTGGATGCTATCTATAATGGTTGGAGTACAAGACCTGTAGTGTCTGGTCGAACAATATCTTTTGGCACAGCAAAATATACATCTGCATCAAGTACAGGAAGAGCAATTTTAACTGGTTCGCCTAACAACTGGGTAATTACTGATGGTGGAATTTAA
- a CDS encoding BspA family leucine-rich repeat surface protein, whose protein sequence is MGSLIQNTIFGRSKNSFVATWRTSNTSIGSSTTTQIKLPLVSSGTYNFTVDWGDGSSNKITSWNQAQVIHTYAAAGDYTIRINGTCTGWQFNNTGDRLKILSVSNWGNLNIGANLSSHFGGCANLNLSSVSDILNLSGIGSLAAMFSNCTSLTTINRLNEWNTSNIGSFSSMFNGATNFNQDISAWNVSSATNFSSMFLSTSNFNNGGSPNINNWSLNTVSTSINMNSMFFGSKFNQPIGLWNTSGVNNMQSMFQNNTSFNQNIGSWNVSRVLNFSAMFQAATSFNNGGSNTINNWVLSSTGTIIIFSIFQSATNFNQPLNSWNTSKILSMAQMFQSATSFNQNLGAWNVSNVTNFSSMFNGATAFNNGDSPDINNWIINTTSAVAMNSLFNGASSFNQPIGSWNVSSVTTFQQMFLNATSFNNGGSSNINNWSLNTTSDFNIAEMFWNASAFNQNIGSWNVSRATTFNQMFQNARAFNNGGSSSINNWTLRTTGTIVTNMFNGASSFNQPLGNWNVSGVTNMAGMFQYATVFNQNIGAWNTTNVTNMNLMFNGARDFNNGGSSTINNWNTGNVITTQRMFSKDNAANVVMTFNQPIGNWDMSKNTDMSYMFGAFQGTSPTSFNQDIGSWNVSSCSNFSGMFNLCFPFNNGGSPTINNWTLKTTGTINMSNMFCYATSFNQNIGSWNMSRVTNMSSMFYNANVFNNGSSPTINNWDTGNVTNMASMFFWLSGPIPTFNQPIGNWNTANVTNMNGMFGTNNGTYSSPFNQNIGAWNISNVTNFGGFMQNKKVANFSTANLDAIYNGWSSRPVKTPITITFGAAKYTSASSAGRALLTGSPNNWVITDGGVSA, encoded by the coding sequence ATGGGAAGTTTAATTCAAAATACCATTTTTGGGAGAAGCAAAAACTCTTTTGTTGCTACTTGGCGAACTTCGAACACATCTATTGGATCTAGTACAACAACGCAGATTAAACTTCCATTAGTTTCATCGGGAACTTATAACTTCACAGTTGATTGGGGTGACGGAAGCTCTAATAAAATTACTTCTTGGAATCAAGCTCAGGTTATACATACTTATGCAGCAGCAGGAGATTATACTATAAGAATAAACGGAACTTGTACAGGATGGCAGTTTAATAATACTGGAGATAGATTAAAAATATTATCTGTTTCAAACTGGGGCAACTTAAATATTGGAGCTAATTTATCTTCTCATTTTGGAGGATGCGCTAATTTAAATCTTTCATCTGTATCTGATATTTTAAATTTAAGTGGAATTGGTTCTTTGGCAGCGATGTTTTCCAACTGTACCTCATTGACTACGATTAACAGATTGAATGAATGGAACACTTCTAATATTGGAAGTTTTTCATCAATGTTTAATGGCGCTACAAATTTTAATCAAGATATAAGTGCATGGAACGTTTCTTCGGCTACCAATTTTAGTAGCATGTTTTTATCTACGTCAAATTTCAACAATGGAGGAAGCCCAAATATTAATAATTGGTCATTAAATACAGTTTCCACATCTATAAATATGAACAGCATGTTTTTTGGCTCAAAGTTCAATCAGCCGATAGGTTTATGGAATACTTCTGGAGTAAATAATATGCAGAGTATGTTTCAAAATAATACTTCGTTCAATCAAAATATCGGTTCTTGGAATGTATCAAGGGTTTTAAATTTCTCTGCAATGTTTCAAGCTGCAACTTCGTTTAACAATGGCGGTAGCAACACGATTAATAATTGGGTATTAAGTAGTACTGGAACAATAATTATATTTTCAATTTTTCAAAGTGCTACAAATTTTAATCAGCCATTGAACAGTTGGAACACTTCTAAGATTCTAAGTATGGCTCAAATGTTTCAGTCAGCAACATCATTTAACCAAAATCTAGGAGCTTGGAACGTTTCAAATGTAACAAATTTTAGTTCAATGTTCAATGGAGCAACTGCATTCAACAATGGAGATAGTCCGGATATTAATAATTGGATAATTAACACAACTTCTGCTGTAGCAATGAACAGTTTATTTAACGGCGCATCCTCATTTAATCAACCAATTGGCAGTTGGAATGTATCTAGCGTAACAACTTTTCAACAAATGTTTTTAAACGCAACATCTTTCAATAATGGAGGAAGTTCTAACATCAATAACTGGTCTCTAAATACCACATCCGATTTTAATATAGCCGAAATGTTTTGGAATGCATCTGCATTCAATCAAAATATAGGATCATGGAATGTCTCTAGAGCAACAACATTTAATCAAATGTTTCAAAATGCTAGAGCGTTTAACAATGGCGGTAGCAGCTCAATTAATAATTGGACATTAAGGACTACTGGAACAATAGTGACAAATATGTTTAATGGAGCCTCTTCATTCAATCAACCTTTGGGTAATTGGAATGTTTCAGGCGTGACAAATATGGCTGGTATGTTCCAATATGCCACTGTTTTCAATCAAAATATTGGGGCGTGGAATACGACAAACGTTACAAATATGAACTTAATGTTTAATGGAGCTAGAGATTTTAATAATGGCGGCTCTTCAACTATCAACAATTGGAATACAGGAAATGTGATTACTACACAAAGAATGTTCTCTAAAGACAATGCAGCCAATGTAGTCATGACATTTAACCAGCCGATAGGCAATTGGGATATGTCAAAAAACACTGATATGAGTTACATGTTTGGTGCTTTCCAAGGCACATCTCCAACATCCTTTAATCAGGATATAGGTTCTTGGAATGTTTCTTCGTGTAGCAATTTTAGTGGAATGTTTAATTTATGTTTTCCGTTTAATAATGGAGGTAGTCCAACCATTAATAATTGGACTCTAAAAACTACTGGAACAATCAATATGTCAAATATGTTTTGCTATGCAACATCCTTCAACCAAAATATTGGCTCTTGGAATATGTCCAGGGTAACAAATATGAGTAGTATGTTTTACAATGCGAACGTATTTAATAATGGAAGTAGTCCTACAATTAACAATTGGGATACTGGAAATGTAACTAATATGGCAAGTATGTTTTTCTGGCTTTCTGGGCCAATTCCTACATTCAATCAGCCAATTGGAAATTGGAATACTGCTAATGTAACAAATATGAATGGGATGTTTGGAACAAACAATGGCACATATTCTTCGCCATTTAATCAGAACATTGGGGCTTGGAATATATCAAATGTAACTAATTTTGGAGGTTTTATGCAGAACAAAAAAGTAGCAAATTTCTCCACTGCAAATTTAGATGCTATTTATAATGGTTGGAGTTCTAGGCCAGTAAAAACTCCGATTACAATAACATTTGGAGCAGCGAAATATACATCAGCATCAAGCGCAGGAAGAGCTTTGTTAACTGGCTCTCCTAATAATTGGGTAATTACGGATGGCGGTGTATCTGCATAA
- a CDS encoding leucine-rich repeat protein, whose product MGLRKTIFGRLKYNPNTFIGGVSSILNTPALVASKLGISASRIKSFSISGDNIQFAVTGGTYASMSNWQSNTNITYFHDLNGLVSALPNYCFRYCSNMVEAKFKNLKIVPANCFDGTALSGTGNDFSSVIQVGNATANGAFYNIASSMPTIINLPNLATCFETAAQANFGGHAILSNNLTFNVPLSLMTSNAGKPNASLTLAALKAVNINYIGYIDNTSFNTEIGNYTGGFINKGQLANFLGFGSGGLVNYYIDGSHTKFKALTNYSISSSRFNSNSSITHYYDLDGFVSSVGSNAFYMATNFKNLKVKNAHTLNSYCLRSTGFIGDNSDFSSVTTAGLEVFTACAAVTNINFPSMTNLGGSVVNNGVFNSIKTGTIITVPIALQTANGGTPDGDLVYASGTRAAVILYI is encoded by the coding sequence ATGGGATTAAGAAAAACAATTTTTGGCAGATTAAAGTATAATCCTAACACATTTATCGGTGGAGTTTCTTCAATTTTAAATACCCCCGCTTTAGTTGCTTCTAAGCTCGGTATTTCAGCAAGTAGAATTAAAAGTTTCTCTATATCGGGAGATAATATTCAATTTGCCGTTACTGGTGGAACTTATGCCTCTATGAGTAATTGGCAGAGCAATACAAATATTACCTATTTTCATGATTTAAATGGATTAGTTAGCGCTTTACCAAATTATTGTTTTAGATATTGCTCTAATATGGTTGAAGCAAAATTTAAAAATCTTAAGATCGTTCCTGCTAACTGTTTTGATGGAACTGCTTTAAGTGGTACAGGTAATGATTTTAGTTCTGTAATACAAGTGGGGAATGCAACTGCTAATGGTGCATTTTATAATATTGCTTCTTCAATGCCAACAATTATAAATTTACCCAATTTAGCTACTTGCTTTGAGACAGCAGCTCAAGCTAATTTTGGTGGTCATGCTATACTCTCAAATAATTTGACATTCAACGTACCATTGTCGCTAATGACTTCTAATGCAGGGAAGCCTAACGCTTCTTTGACTTTAGCCGCTTTAAAAGCAGTTAATATTAATTATATAGGGTACATTGATAACACTTCGTTTAATACTGAAATTGGAAATTATACAGGCGGATTTATCAATAAAGGACAACTTGCAAACTTCTTAGGATTTGGAAGTGGAGGACTTGTAAATTATTACATTGATGGTTCGCATACGAAATTTAAGGCGCTAACAAATTATTCAATAAGTAGTTCGAGATTTAATAGTAATAGTTCAATTACGCATTACTACGATTTAGATGGTTTTGTTTCATCTGTTGGTTCTAACGCCTTTTACATGGCAACTAACTTTAAAAACCTAAAAGTAAAAAATGCGCACACTTTAAATAGTTATTGTTTAAGAAGTACAGGATTTATTGGCGATAATAGTGATTTTAGTTCTGTAACTACTGCTGGGCTGGAGGTTTTTACGGCTTGTGCAGCTGTGACTAATATCAATTTCCCTTCAATGACAAATTTAGGTGGTTCAGTTGTAAATAATGGAGTTTTTAATAGTATAAAAACAGGCACCATAATTACGGTTCCTATCGCTTTACAAACTGCAAACGGAGGCACTCCTGATGGCGATTTGGTTTACGCATCTGGAACTAGAGCGGCAGTAATTCTTTATATATAA
- a CDS encoding DUF5977 domain-containing protein — MGNTGYKSFEILERYYTDDGTSTGETKLNIKTDPDYIAPFLDEIDCPPGARFYNTKQTKTITRNNCGAGYLGSDAILTAYPNQFVSNESVLDANNQAIAWLEANAQIYANNAGTCVLDNVPPSASVLAASSITSNSLKLSWTAATDNLGVVGYEIYQNNIFLAPTTADTIQYDVTGLSPNTSYSYYVKAKDAAGNSSTSNTITATTNAATADTTAPTVPANFWCVPVGSDNVHLEWTPSEDEDSPINYELSRGFYGSFVVLKKNPDTFYSDRVLSNGTYTYRLRAIDPSGNASAYKDVSITINSL, encoded by the coding sequence ATGGGAAATACAGGATACAAATCTTTTGAAATATTAGAAAGATATTATACCGATGATGGTACTTCAACGGGAGAAACAAAGCTTAATATAAAAACAGATCCAGATTATATTGCTCCTTTTCTAGATGAAATTGATTGCCCGCCAGGCGCAAGATTTTATAATACCAAACAGACTAAAACTATAACTAGAAACAATTGTGGTGCCGGATATTTGGGTAGTGATGCCATACTTACAGCCTATCCAAATCAGTTTGTTTCGAATGAAAGTGTATTAGACGCAAATAACCAAGCAATTGCTTGGTTAGAGGCTAATGCTCAGATATATGCGAATAATGCTGGAACATGTGTACTTGATAACGTTCCTCCAAGTGCTAGTGTTTTAGCAGCGTCTTCAATTACTTCAAATTCATTAAAATTGTCTTGGACTGCTGCGACAGATAATCTGGGAGTCGTTGGTTATGAAATATATCAAAATAATATTTTTTTAGCCCCAACCACAGCTGATACAATTCAGTATGATGTAACAGGATTATCGCCAAACACGAGTTATAGTTACTATGTAAAAGCAAAAGATGCAGCTGGAAATTCATCTACATCTAATACAATAACTGCAACTACAAATGCAGCGACAGCAGATACAACTGCGCCAACAGTACCAGCTAATTTCTGGTGTGTTCCTGTTGGTTCAGATAATGTACATCTTGAATGGACTCCTTCAGAAGATGAGGATAGTCCCATAAACTATGAGCTTTCCCGTGGCTTCTACGGTTCTTTTGTAGTTTTGAAAAAAAATCCAGACACTTTTTATAGTGATAGAGTTTTATCGAACGGAACATACACCTATAGGCTTCGCGCAATAGACCCTAGCGGCAACGCTTCTGCTTATAAGGATGTCTCTATAACCATAAATTCCTTATAA